The following proteins are co-located in the Pseudarthrobacter siccitolerans genome:
- the secF gene encoding protein translocase subunit SecF, with amino-acid sequence MPSFATFGNELYTGKRSYNFVGAKKIWFIIAAVAVALSILIPVAKGGFNLGIEFRGGSEFTVSNVKTTDATVGENAVTDVVAGSIPRVANVAGTTMRIQTDKLTDDETLRIKEGLTTAYGVTGNEVTSTFVGPTWGADVTKQALIGLVIFVLLAAVLMALYFRTWKMSLSALAGMLVTMFVTAGVYALSDFEVTPSAIIGFLTVLSYSLYDTVVVFDKIRENTADLDASTRRTFAEEVNLAVNQTLVRSINTMMVAILPVGAILFIGAGLLGAGTLRDLSLALFVGILIGTAATIFVAAPMYAWLRQKEPDLVRQAKRVEQRRATAERSTASAEPAQA; translated from the coding sequence ATGCCAAGCTTCGCGACTTTCGGTAACGAGCTCTACACCGGCAAGCGTTCCTACAACTTTGTAGGGGCCAAGAAGATCTGGTTCATCATCGCAGCGGTGGCCGTTGCCCTGTCCATCCTCATCCCGGTGGCAAAGGGCGGCTTCAACCTCGGCATCGAATTCCGCGGCGGGTCCGAATTCACGGTCTCGAACGTCAAGACCACGGACGCCACTGTGGGCGAGAACGCCGTCACCGACGTGGTGGCCGGCAGCATCCCCCGCGTCGCCAACGTGGCCGGGACCACCATGCGGATCCAGACCGACAAACTCACCGACGATGAGACTCTCCGCATCAAGGAGGGCCTGACCACAGCCTACGGAGTCACAGGCAACGAAGTGACCTCGACGTTCGTGGGACCCACGTGGGGTGCTGACGTCACCAAGCAGGCACTAATCGGCCTGGTGATTTTTGTACTCCTCGCCGCCGTGCTGATGGCCCTGTACTTCCGCACATGGAAGATGTCGCTCTCGGCTCTCGCAGGCATGCTGGTCACCATGTTCGTGACAGCCGGGGTGTACGCCCTCAGCGACTTCGAAGTCACGCCGTCGGCCATCATCGGGTTCCTGACAGTCCTGAGCTACTCCCTCTATGACACAGTGGTGGTATTCGACAAGATCCGCGAGAACACGGCCGACCTCGACGCGTCCACACGGCGCACCTTTGCCGAGGAAGTCAACCTCGCCGTGAACCAGACCCTGGTGCGCTCGATCAACACCATGATGGTAGCCATCCTCCCCGTGGGCGCCATCCTGTTCATCGGGGCCGGCCTCCTTGGCGCAGGAACACTACGCGACCTCTCGCTCGCTCTGTTCGTTGGCATCCTCATCGGGACTGCAGCCACGATTTTCGTTGCCGCTCCGATGTATGCCTGGCTGCGCCAGAAGGAGCCGGACCTCGTCAGGCAAGCCAAGCGCGTGGAACAGCGGCGGGCCACTGCGGAGCGGTCCACTGCTTCGGCGGAGCCGGCACAGGCATAG
- a CDS encoding Mur ligase family protein: MFSFSVPLGKLVRRASRLRGGGSAFPGLVVEKIDPGFMRRTLTTLPHGVAVVSGTNGKTTTTKMVVELLESQGLKVFTNRTGSNFTRGVAAALLGEVDWRGRLDADVAVLELDEAHAVHFVNSVPPRYCLLLNVLRDQLDRFGEIDKTAQLLQHIAAKTTGTVVLNREDPRVARIAETLTGQEVKYFGLDDSLLGTFPNDDDMRAAPGSPAPAGLPEKPAADVVLRKVGADSAVFEYDGGTVTTGMKLRGVYNIFNAAAALTLARSICGGGAAAADHATLLEALSLVQPAFGRGESLTVDGQPLDLVLVKNPSGFRLGLKSFPAGGYATMIAINDNYADGRDMSWLWDVEFDSLREGGVDQLTGSRAYDMALRLQYDDVRIGGVETEIAPALAAFIREAQGKPKRIFCTYTAMLAIRRELSKITTVEVVS, encoded by the coding sequence ATGTTCTCCTTCAGCGTTCCGCTCGGCAAGCTGGTCCGTCGCGCCTCCCGGCTGCGGGGCGGCGGGTCTGCCTTCCCGGGGCTGGTGGTCGAAAAAATCGATCCCGGCTTCATGCGGCGGACACTCACCACCCTCCCCCACGGCGTGGCCGTCGTCAGCGGCACCAACGGCAAAACAACCACCACAAAAATGGTGGTGGAGCTGCTGGAGAGCCAGGGGCTGAAGGTTTTCACCAATCGCACCGGCAGCAATTTCACCCGCGGCGTGGCCGCTGCCCTGCTCGGCGAGGTGGACTGGCGGGGCCGGCTCGACGCTGACGTCGCGGTTTTGGAACTGGACGAGGCCCACGCCGTTCACTTCGTCAACAGCGTGCCTCCGCGCTACTGCCTCCTCCTGAACGTCCTCCGCGACCAGCTGGACCGGTTCGGCGAGATCGACAAAACAGCCCAGCTGCTTCAGCACATCGCAGCGAAAACCACGGGGACAGTGGTACTGAACCGCGAGGATCCACGCGTTGCCCGGATCGCCGAAACGCTGACCGGGCAGGAGGTCAAGTACTTCGGCCTGGACGATTCGCTGCTGGGAACTTTCCCCAACGACGACGACATGCGCGCCGCCCCCGGGAGCCCCGCCCCGGCGGGACTTCCGGAGAAGCCCGCTGCCGACGTCGTACTCCGCAAGGTGGGCGCGGACAGCGCTGTATTCGAGTACGACGGCGGCACGGTCACCACCGGGATGAAGCTGCGCGGCGTGTACAACATCTTTAATGCGGCGGCGGCGCTGACGCTTGCGCGCAGCATTTGCGGCGGGGGTGCTGCCGCCGCGGACCACGCCACCCTGCTGGAGGCACTCTCCCTGGTTCAACCTGCGTTTGGCCGTGGCGAGAGCCTCACCGTGGACGGGCAGCCGCTGGACCTCGTCCTGGTGAAGAACCCCAGCGGCTTCCGGCTGGGATTGAAGTCCTTCCCCGCCGGTGGCTACGCCACGATGATCGCCATCAACGACAACTACGCGGACGGCCGCGACATGTCCTGGCTGTGGGACGTGGAATTCGACTCGCTGCGCGAGGGCGGAGTGGACCAGCTCACTGGATCCCGTGCCTACGACATGGCGTTGCGCCTGCAGTACGACGACGTCCGCATCGGCGGGGTGGAGACCGAGATTGCGCCGGCCCTTGCCGCCTTCATCAGGGAGGCCCAGGGCAAGCCCAAGCGCATTTTTTGCACCTACACCGCCATGCTGGCGATCCGCCGCGAGCTGTCCAAAATCACCACCGTGGAGGTCGTCTCTTGA
- a CDS encoding YebC/PmpR family DNA-binding transcriptional regulator, with protein MSGHSKWATTKHKKAILDSRRAKSFAKLIKNIEVAARMGGPDLSGNPGLELAVTKAKKTSVPADNIDRAIKRGAGLTGEVVDYTEIMYECRGPQGSALLIECLTDNKNRAASEVRLAISRNGGTIADPGSVSYLFSRKGVVSLPKKDLTEDDVLMAVLDAGAEEVKDNGDSFEIHSDPKDLQAVRDALKEAGIEYDTDEAEFVPSMEVPLDLEAAKKFMKLVDALEDLDDVQNVYSNADLSDEVQAALESE; from the coding sequence ATGTCAGGCCACTCCAAATGGGCGACGACCAAGCACAAGAAGGCCATCCTCGATAGCCGCCGTGCAAAATCGTTCGCCAAACTGATCAAGAACATCGAAGTCGCTGCCCGCATGGGTGGCCCCGACCTCTCTGGCAACCCGGGCCTCGAGCTCGCTGTCACCAAGGCCAAGAAAACTTCCGTTCCGGCTGACAACATCGACCGTGCGATCAAGCGCGGCGCGGGCCTGACCGGTGAAGTGGTGGACTACACCGAGATCATGTATGAATGCCGCGGCCCGCAGGGTTCGGCGCTGCTCATCGAGTGCCTGACGGACAATAAGAACCGCGCAGCCTCGGAAGTCCGCCTGGCCATCTCCCGCAACGGCGGCACCATCGCCGATCCCGGTTCAGTCAGCTACCTTTTCAGCCGCAAGGGCGTAGTGTCCCTGCCGAAGAAGGATCTCACGGAGGACGACGTCCTGATGGCTGTCCTTGACGCCGGTGCCGAGGAAGTCAAGGACAACGGCGATTCGTTCGAGATCCACTCGGATCCGAAGGACCTCCAGGCTGTCCGCGATGCGCTCAAGGAAGCAGGGATCGAGTACGACACGGACGAGGCCGAATTCGTCCCGTCCATGGAAGTTCCCCTGGACCTCGAAGCAGCCAAGAAGTTCATGAAGCTCGTTGACGCGCTGGAAGACCTCGACGACGTCCAGAACGTCTACAGCAACGCCGACCTCAGCGACGAAGTCCAGGCTGCCCTGGAATCCGAGTGA
- the yajC gene encoding preprotein translocase subunit YajC has translation MSILLFVMLGVFIFMMFRRNKKTQQQQAELQSKFGPGVDVMTSFGLFGRIVDIDEAENKVTLELSPGNLATVHRQSVTKVIEPAVAPEVGSPAVPDDASSLTVQEHTAPETGTPAQQAETPDETLKRLNDEGKKDS, from the coding sequence ATGTCAATTCTCCTGTTCGTCATGCTCGGCGTGTTCATCTTTATGATGTTCCGCCGCAACAAGAAGACGCAGCAGCAGCAGGCGGAACTCCAGTCGAAGTTCGGCCCGGGCGTCGACGTGATGACCAGCTTCGGCCTCTTCGGGCGCATCGTGGACATCGATGAGGCCGAGAACAAGGTCACCCTTGAGCTTTCCCCCGGCAACCTCGCCACCGTGCACCGGCAGTCCGTCACCAAGGTCATCGAGCCGGCCGTGGCACCGGAAGTTGGTTCTCCCGCAGTGCCTGACGACGCTTCGTCCCTCACCGTGCAGGAACACACCGCACCGGAAACCGGAACTCCGGCCCAGCAGGCCGAGACACCGGACGAGACCCTCAAGCGCCTCAATGATGAGGGCAAGAAGGACAGCTAG
- the ruvB gene encoding Holliday junction branch migration DNA helicase RuvB, with protein sequence MAEPSLVAAGEEPEERVIEAALRPKNLDDFVGQHRVRKQLSLVLQASRMRGRSADHVLFSGPPGLGKTTLAMIVASEMNAPLRISSGPAIQHAGDLAAILSSLSEGEVLFLDEIHRMSRPAEEMLYMAMEDFRVDIVVGKGAGATAIPLELPPFTLVGATTRAGLLPGPLRDRFGFTGHLEFYSVAELELVLRRSAGLLDLKVNSAGFSEIAGRSRGTPRIANRLLRRVRDWALVHGIEQIDARAASAALDMYEVDKKGLDRLDRSVLEALITKFGGGPVGLSTLAIAVGEETETVETVAEPFLVREGLLGRTPRGRIAMAPAWSHLGYAVPSGVFGQEPLDLFDTAGDDVDGTEDWAPQSQ encoded by the coding sequence GTGGCTGAACCATCCCTGGTGGCCGCGGGGGAGGAGCCGGAAGAGCGGGTCATTGAAGCCGCCCTCCGCCCCAAGAACCTCGACGACTTTGTTGGCCAGCACCGGGTGCGAAAGCAGCTCTCGCTGGTGCTGCAGGCGTCCCGGATGCGCGGCCGCAGCGCGGACCACGTACTGTTCTCGGGGCCTCCCGGGCTCGGCAAGACAACACTGGCCATGATTGTGGCATCCGAGATGAACGCGCCGCTGCGGATCAGCAGCGGCCCGGCCATCCAGCACGCCGGAGACCTTGCTGCCATCCTCTCCTCGCTGTCCGAGGGTGAGGTCCTGTTCCTGGACGAAATCCACCGCATGTCCCGGCCCGCCGAAGAAATGCTCTACATGGCCATGGAGGACTTCCGCGTGGACATCGTGGTGGGCAAGGGTGCCGGCGCCACGGCCATTCCGCTTGAGCTCCCGCCGTTCACGCTCGTCGGCGCAACCACCCGCGCGGGCCTGCTGCCGGGACCGCTGCGTGACCGGTTCGGCTTCACCGGGCATCTGGAGTTCTATTCTGTTGCCGAGCTTGAGCTTGTCCTGCGGCGCTCAGCCGGGCTGCTGGACCTGAAGGTCAACTCCGCCGGATTCAGCGAGATCGCCGGCCGCTCCCGCGGCACGCCCCGCATCGCCAACCGGTTGCTGCGGCGCGTTCGGGACTGGGCGTTGGTGCATGGCATTGAACAGATTGATGCGCGGGCGGCGTCCGCAGCACTGGACATGTACGAAGTGGACAAGAAGGGCCTGGACCGCTTGGACCGGTCAGTCCTCGAAGCACTGATCACCAAATTCGGCGGCGGCCCCGTAGGCCTGTCCACCCTGGCCATCGCCGTCGGTGAAGAAACGGAGACCGTGGAGACGGTAGCCGAACCCTTCCTGGTGCGCGAGGGGCTGCTGGGCCGCACCCCGCGGGGCAGGATCGCGATGGCGCCGGCCTGGAGCCACCTCGGCTACGCCGTACCGTCCGGCGTCTTCGGGCAGGAACCGCTGGATCTTTTCGACACCGCCGGAGACGACGTCGACGGCACCGAAGACTGGGCCCCGCAAAGCCAATAA
- the secD gene encoding protein translocase subunit SecD encodes MARTGLKKPGLRVLVWLGVLIVGLTAVLAGGTMAGKASWAPKLALDLEGGTQMILAPKVEGGSDINEDQLNQAVAIIRQRVDGSGVAEAEISTQSGRNVVVSLPGTPSSQTRDLIQASADMNFRPVLLNGAGAPVPEEARAPEDQLPKPTAEPANSSDTNWITPEIYRQFEALDCDNPSQDKQERSDPAKPLVTCEPAAGANPAIKYILGPVEVKGSNIVTSSFQLQQGAQGAVTNEWAVNIQFDGEGTAKFKEVTERLNQFYVAAGGQSGSDPKAQFAIVLDDQVISAPRSLAVITDGRPQITGGFTEQTAKALSDQLRFGALPISFEIQSEQQISATLGGEQLRMGLLAGLIGLLLVVVYSLFQYRALGFVTIASLVVAGILTYLAIAILGWTENYRLSLAGVAGIIVAIGQTADSFIVYFERIRDELREGRGLVSAVENGWKRAKRTVLASKAVNLLAALVLYFVAVGNVRGFAFTLGLTAIADLMVVFMFTHPTLQLLARTRFFGEGHRFSGLDPKRLGAVPLYRGAGRLRTPEDRPAVAVRAKNAGAAAEAERRMTIAERRLAQKQEQLAGSSKSAAKENK; translated from the coding sequence ATGGCACGAACTGGCCTTAAGAAACCGGGCCTCAGGGTCCTGGTCTGGCTCGGCGTCCTCATCGTCGGGCTGACCGCTGTCCTGGCCGGCGGCACCATGGCCGGGAAGGCCAGCTGGGCGCCCAAGCTGGCCCTGGACCTCGAAGGCGGCACCCAGATGATTCTGGCCCCCAAGGTTGAGGGCGGTTCGGACATCAATGAAGACCAACTCAACCAGGCTGTGGCGATCATCCGCCAGCGCGTGGACGGTTCCGGCGTCGCCGAAGCCGAGATCAGCACCCAGTCCGGGCGCAATGTGGTGGTCAGCCTTCCCGGCACCCCCTCCAGCCAGACCCGCGACCTGATCCAGGCCTCCGCTGACATGAACTTCCGGCCCGTCCTGCTCAACGGAGCCGGCGCCCCCGTCCCGGAGGAAGCTCGGGCACCAGAAGACCAGCTTCCCAAGCCGACGGCAGAACCCGCCAACAGCAGCGACACCAACTGGATCACCCCGGAAATTTACCGCCAGTTCGAAGCCCTGGATTGCGACAACCCGTCCCAGGACAAGCAGGAACGCTCGGACCCCGCCAAGCCGCTGGTCACCTGTGAACCTGCTGCCGGAGCCAACCCCGCGATCAAATACATCCTGGGTCCCGTGGAGGTGAAGGGCAGCAACATCGTCACCTCCTCCTTCCAGCTCCAGCAGGGCGCACAGGGCGCCGTTACGAACGAGTGGGCAGTTAACATCCAGTTCGACGGCGAAGGCACAGCCAAATTCAAAGAGGTCACCGAACGCCTGAACCAGTTCTACGTGGCTGCCGGCGGACAATCGGGCAGCGACCCAAAGGCGCAGTTCGCCATCGTGCTGGATGACCAGGTCATCTCCGCTCCGCGTTCGCTGGCCGTTATCACTGATGGCCGCCCGCAGATCACCGGTGGCTTCACGGAACAGACCGCGAAGGCACTGTCTGACCAGCTCCGGTTCGGCGCACTGCCCATCAGCTTCGAAATCCAGAGTGAACAGCAGATTTCCGCCACCCTCGGTGGCGAGCAGTTGCGGATGGGCCTCCTCGCAGGCCTCATCGGCCTGCTGCTCGTGGTGGTCTACTCGCTGTTCCAGTACCGGGCCCTTGGTTTCGTGACCATCGCCTCGTTGGTGGTAGCCGGCATCCTGACGTATCTGGCTATCGCCATCCTGGGCTGGACGGAAAACTACCGACTGTCCCTGGCTGGCGTGGCGGGCATCATCGTGGCCATCGGCCAGACGGCAGACTCATTCATTGTCTACTTCGAGCGCATCCGTGATGAGCTCCGCGAGGGGCGCGGGCTGGTGTCCGCCGTCGAAAACGGCTGGAAACGTGCCAAGCGGACCGTCCTGGCCTCCAAGGCAGTCAACCTGCTGGCGGCTCTGGTCCTGTACTTCGTAGCCGTCGGCAACGTGCGTGGCTTCGCCTTCACCCTGGGCCTGACCGCCATCGCCGACCTCATGGTGGTGTTTATGTTCACCCACCCCACCCTGCAGCTGTTGGCCCGCACCCGCTTCTTCGGTGAAGGACACCGGTTCTCCGGCCTCGACCCCAAGCGGCTTGGAGCTGTTCCGCTGTACCGCGGCGCAGGCCGCCTCCGGACGCCTGAGGACAGGCCCGCTGTCGCCGTCCGCGCCAAGAATGCAGGCGCCGCAGCCGAGGCTGAACGCCGGATGACCATTGCCGAACGCCGGCTGGCGCAGAAGCAGGAGCAGCTCGCAGGTTCCTCGAAGTCTGCAGCGAAGGAGAACAAGTAA
- the ruvC gene encoding crossover junction endodeoxyribonuclease RuvC: protein MTLRVLGVDPGLTRCGIGVVDVERNRRATMVAVGVVGTSPEETLDQRLLVIALAIDEWLDRYEPHVLAVERVFSQLNVSTVMGVAQASGVVIAAAARRGIPVALHTPSEVKAAVTGSGTSNKDAVTKLVTKILRLEAPPRPADAADALALAITHAWRAGSGAAVATTGPGSSSLTPAQRAWAEAEAKVRRAR, encoded by the coding sequence GTGACGCTGCGCGTACTCGGGGTTGATCCGGGACTGACCCGCTGCGGCATTGGCGTGGTGGACGTTGAGCGCAACAGGCGGGCCACTATGGTGGCTGTTGGTGTGGTGGGCACCTCGCCTGAGGAAACGCTGGACCAGCGACTCCTGGTGATCGCCCTCGCCATCGACGAATGGCTGGACCGCTACGAACCCCACGTCCTCGCCGTCGAACGCGTCTTTTCCCAGCTCAACGTCAGCACGGTCATGGGGGTTGCCCAGGCGTCCGGCGTGGTAATCGCCGCCGCAGCGCGCCGCGGAATCCCCGTGGCGCTCCACACGCCGTCGGAAGTCAAAGCGGCGGTCACCGGCAGCGGCACCTCCAACAAGGATGCGGTGACCAAGCTCGTCACCAAGATCCTCAGGCTGGAGGCGCCGCCGCGCCCGGCCGATGCAGCAGACGCCCTGGCCTTGGCGATCACCCACGCCTGGCGGGCAGGCAGCGGCGCTGCCGTTGCCACCACGGGGCCCGGCAGTTCTTCGCTGACGCCGGCCCAGAGAGCGTGGGCCGAAGCTGAGGCGAAGGTGCGGCGTGCCCGCTGA
- a CDS encoding RelA/SpoT family protein yields the protein MEERSASVPTAQGDQSPAGVQTGAAASARAGSLVPVDNSGSRPTFPGRRERTRSRLARLTGRGTANYSPILEPLLRTVRANNPKEDFDLIQRAFDVAEQSHRGQKRKSGDPYITHPVAVATILAELGLSGTTLAAALLHDTVEDTPYTLADLKRDFGPEVAMLVDGVTKLDKVSFGEAAQSETVRKMVVAMAKDIRVLMIKLADRLHNARTWRFVSAESSARKARETLEIFAPLAHRLGMNTIKWELEDLSFAALYPKVYEEIVRMVGDRTPEREKSLSVIRDQITEDLRTARIKATITGRPKHYYSIYQKMVVRDKDFDDINDLMGVRVLVDSVRDCYAALGTMHSRWNPLPGRFKDYIAMPKFNMYQSLHTTVIGPGGKPVEIQIRTHEMHRRAEYGVAAHWKYKDQPNRTAVGPGSPRDGDMGWLRSLVDWQQETSDPGEFLDSLRFEINAREVFVFTPKGEVMALPAGSTPVDFAYAVHTEVGHRTIGARVNGKLVPLNSELNHGDWVEIFTSKAEGAGPSQDWQHFVKSARARNKIRQWFSKERREEAIDRGKELLTRAMRKQNLPLQRLMTHEALAAVAEEFKYVDISGLYAGVGDGHTSAQAVMEKLVESLGGNESADDDITEVSIPTQVTKARFSDSGVVVRGVGDVWVKLARCCTPVPPDPILGFVTRGSGVSVHRTDCTNISDLKDQPDRIVDVDWAPTQSSVFLVEIQVEALDRKSLLSDVTRVLSENHVNILAASVHTSSDRVAISKFAFEMGDPKYLHHVLSAVRRIDGVFDVYRTTGNKRRS from the coding sequence TTGGAAGAACGTTCTGCGTCGGTGCCGACGGCACAAGGAGATCAGAGTCCGGCCGGTGTGCAGACCGGTGCGGCCGCTTCCGCGCGCGCAGGTTCGTTGGTTCCCGTGGACAACTCCGGTTCCCGCCCCACTTTTCCCGGCCGACGGGAACGCACCAGGTCCCGGCTTGCCCGTCTGACAGGCCGGGGTACCGCAAATTACTCACCCATCCTTGAGCCTCTGCTGAGGACGGTCCGGGCCAACAATCCCAAAGAGGATTTCGACCTTATCCAGCGTGCGTTCGACGTGGCAGAGCAAAGCCACCGCGGCCAGAAGCGCAAGAGCGGTGACCCGTACATCACCCACCCGGTAGCGGTGGCCACCATCCTCGCCGAACTGGGACTCAGCGGCACCACCCTGGCGGCGGCCCTGCTGCACGACACGGTGGAGGACACCCCCTACACACTCGCCGACCTGAAGCGGGACTTCGGGCCCGAAGTGGCCATGCTAGTGGACGGGGTCACCAAGCTGGACAAGGTCAGCTTCGGTGAAGCGGCCCAGTCGGAGACAGTCCGCAAGATGGTCGTGGCCATGGCCAAGGACATCCGGGTGCTGATGATCAAACTCGCTGACCGGCTCCATAACGCCCGCACCTGGCGTTTCGTTTCCGCCGAGTCCTCTGCCCGCAAGGCGCGCGAAACCCTGGAAATCTTTGCCCCGCTGGCGCACCGGCTGGGCATGAACACCATCAAATGGGAACTGGAAGATCTGTCCTTCGCGGCACTGTACCCCAAGGTGTACGAAGAGATCGTCCGCATGGTGGGGGACCGGACCCCCGAGCGGGAGAAGAGCCTGAGCGTCATCCGCGACCAGATCACCGAAGATCTCCGCACGGCCAGGATCAAGGCAACCATCACTGGCCGCCCCAAGCACTACTACTCCATCTACCAGAAGATGGTTGTCCGCGACAAAGACTTCGACGACATCAACGACCTGATGGGTGTCCGTGTGCTGGTGGACTCCGTGCGGGACTGTTACGCCGCCCTCGGCACCATGCACTCGCGCTGGAATCCGCTGCCCGGCAGGTTCAAGGACTACATCGCGATGCCCAAGTTCAACATGTACCAGTCGCTGCACACCACCGTCATCGGTCCCGGCGGCAAGCCGGTGGAAATCCAGATCCGTACCCACGAAATGCACCGCCGCGCCGAGTACGGCGTGGCCGCGCACTGGAAGTACAAGGACCAGCCCAACCGCACCGCAGTGGGCCCCGGCAGCCCCCGCGACGGCGACATGGGCTGGTTGCGCTCCCTGGTGGACTGGCAGCAGGAAACGTCAGATCCGGGCGAGTTCCTCGATTCCCTGCGGTTCGAGATCAATGCCCGCGAAGTGTTTGTCTTCACCCCCAAGGGCGAGGTCATGGCCCTGCCGGCCGGGTCCACTCCGGTGGACTTCGCCTACGCCGTGCACACCGAAGTGGGACACCGGACCATCGGTGCCCGGGTTAACGGGAAGTTGGTTCCGCTCAACAGTGAGTTGAATCACGGCGACTGGGTGGAGATTTTCACCTCGAAGGCCGAGGGAGCAGGGCCCAGCCAGGACTGGCAGCATTTCGTCAAGAGCGCCCGGGCCCGCAACAAGATCCGCCAGTGGTTCAGCAAGGAACGCCGTGAAGAGGCGATCGACCGCGGCAAGGAACTCCTGACCCGTGCCATGCGGAAGCAGAACCTTCCCCTACAGCGACTGATGACGCATGAGGCGTTGGCCGCAGTGGCTGAGGAATTCAAGTACGTCGACATCTCTGGCCTTTACGCCGGGGTGGGGGATGGGCACACCTCCGCCCAGGCGGTCATGGAGAAGCTCGTCGAAAGCCTCGGCGGCAACGAGAGCGCTGACGACGACATCACCGAAGTCAGCATTCCCACCCAAGTCACGAAGGCGCGGTTCTCCGATTCCGGCGTTGTGGTCCGCGGCGTCGGCGACGTCTGGGTGAAGCTGGCCCGCTGCTGTACCCCTGTTCCGCCGGATCCCATTCTCGGGTTTGTGACCAGGGGTTCGGGAGTGTCCGTGCACCGGACGGACTGCACCAACATCTCGGACCTGAAGGACCAGCCGGACCGGATCGTGGATGTGGACTGGGCGCCGACGCAGTCCAGCGTGTTCCTCGTGGAAATCCAGGTTGAAGCGCTGGACCGGAAGTCACTGCTGTCTGACGTTACGCGTGTGCTGTCCGAGAACCACGTCAACATCCTGGCGGCCAGCGTCCATACGTCCAGTGACCGGGTTGCCATTTCAAAGTTCGCCTTCGAGATGGGTGACCCCAAGTACTTGCACCACGTCCTGAGTGCTGTCCGCCGGATCGACGGCGTTTTCGACGTTTACCGCACCACCGGGAACAAGCGCCGGAGCTAA
- the pdxT gene encoding pyridoxal 5'-phosphate synthase glutaminase subunit PdxT, which translates to MTNSLSAASARVGSGLRIGVLALQGDFREHLRAVEETGAVGLGIRRPQELDGLDGLVIPGGESTAIDKLARAFDLAGPLKERIAGGLPVYGSCAGMILLASDVADPATDLSGAPQQTFGGLDITVRRNAFGRQRESFETDLDFKGLDFSATESGVPPVHAVFIRGPWVERVGPDVEILAQVEPADPEHASHAVPLPGAARIVAVRSGHLLATSFHPEVTGEKRVHELFIRMIRGEA; encoded by the coding sequence ATGACAAATTCCCTTTCAGCTGCTTCGGCGCGCGTAGGTTCCGGACTCCGGATCGGCGTGCTGGCGCTCCAGGGTGACTTCCGCGAGCACCTCCGGGCGGTCGAAGAAACCGGCGCCGTGGGTCTGGGCATCCGCCGCCCGCAGGAACTGGACGGCCTGGACGGCCTTGTCATTCCCGGCGGCGAATCCACCGCCATCGATAAGCTCGCACGCGCCTTCGACCTGGCCGGGCCGCTCAAGGAGCGCATCGCCGGGGGGCTGCCGGTTTACGGTTCCTGCGCCGGAATGATCCTGTTGGCCTCTGACGTCGCTGATCCTGCCACCGACCTTTCCGGGGCTCCCCAGCAGACGTTCGGCGGACTGGACATCACCGTGCGCCGCAACGCCTTCGGCCGGCAGCGCGAGTCATTCGAGACGGACCTGGACTTCAAGGGCCTGGACTTCAGCGCCACGGAATCCGGCGTTCCCCCTGTTCACGCCGTCTTTATCCGCGGACCCTGGGTGGAGCGGGTGGGACCGGATGTTGAGATCCTGGCCCAGGTGGAACCGGCGGATCCGGAGCACGCGTCCCACGCGGTTCCGCTGCCGGGGGCAGCTAGAATTGTTGCAGTGCGTTCCGGCCACCTGCTGGCCACCTCCTTCCACCCGGAAGTGACTGGGGAGAAACGCGTACACGAACTTTTTATCCGCATGATCAGAGGAGAAGCGTAA
- the ruvA gene encoding Holliday junction branch migration protein RuvA: MISFLRGTVAHVGLSTAVIDLNGAGMSVNATPQTLSRLRTGEEGQLFTSLIVREDSLTLFGFASDDEREVFDILLSVSGVGPRLALAVLAVHDPEAIRVAAHTGDNKTFTKVPGIGPKVAGRIVLELAGKLVPHGTVGSASAPTAAEAAWKPQVVAALTSLGWSEKDASSSIDKALADDPEVSFRGNVPEILRTTLRWLGQDGARAGNRVGSRG; encoded by the coding sequence TTGATCAGTTTCCTCCGCGGAACCGTAGCGCACGTAGGCCTGTCCACGGCCGTGATCGACCTCAACGGTGCGGGGATGAGTGTTAACGCCACACCCCAGACCCTCAGCAGGCTCCGCACGGGGGAGGAGGGGCAGCTTTTCACCTCCCTGATTGTGCGGGAGGATTCCCTGACGCTCTTTGGCTTCGCGTCCGACGACGAGCGGGAAGTTTTCGACATCCTGCTCAGTGTCAGCGGAGTTGGCCCCCGGCTGGCCCTGGCGGTTCTTGCTGTGCACGATCCGGAGGCCATCCGGGTGGCGGCACACACCGGCGACAACAAAACCTTCACCAAAGTGCCCGGCATTGGACCCAAGGTGGCCGGCCGGATTGTCCTCGAGCTGGCCGGAAAACTCGTGCCGCATGGCACCGTCGGTTCAGCGAGTGCACCCACTGCCGCGGAGGCCGCCTGGAAGCCCCAGGTGGTGGCCGCCCTGACAAGCCTCGGCTGGTCCGAGAAAGACGCCTCCTCGAGCATCGACAAGGCCCTGGCCGACGATCCCGAGGTTTCCTTCCGCGGGAACGTGCCGGAGATCCTGCGGACCACGCTCCGCTGGCTGGGCCAGGACGGGGCACGCGCCGGCAACCGCGTAGGCAGCCGTGGCTGA